A DNA window from Paraclostridium bifermentans contains the following coding sequences:
- the adhE gene encoding bifunctional acetaldehyde-CoA/alcohol dehydrogenase encodes MKQELLKTNQSIVDGPESLAIKLDQIKKAQKLFSTYTQEQVDKIFLAAAMAANQQRLPLAKIAHEETNMGIIEDKVIKNHFASEYIYNTYKDVKTCGVIEEDSAFGITKIAEPIGVIAAVIPTTNPTSTAIFKTLIALKTRNGIIISPHPRAKKSTIQAAKVVLEAAVKAGAPEGIIGWIDEPSLEMTTTIMESADIILATGGPGMVKSAYSSGKPAIGVGAGNTPAIIDDSADIETAVNSILLSKTFDNGMICASEQSVIVLKSIYENVKSEFVKRGAYLLNKSEIEKVKGILLNKNGGLNADIVGQPAYKIAELAGLSIPKESKILLGEVESVDISEPFAHEKLSPVLAMYKAKNFDDAISKADQLIYDGGLGHTSSIYLNTITQHDKLEKFRNSMKTCRVLVNTPASQGGIGDLYNFKLAPSLTLGCGSWGGNSVSENVGVKHLINIKTVAERRENMLWFRAPEKVYFKKGCLGVALQELKHVLKKERAFIVTDGFLYQNGYTKPITNLLDEMNIKHHTFYDVAPDPTLETAKAGAKAMADFKPDVIISIGGGSAMDAGKIMWTMYEHPEIDFGDLAMRFMDIRKRVYEFPTMGEKAYFVAIPTSAGTGSEVTPFAVITDQDTGIKYPLADYQLMPNMAIIDSDLMMSMPKGLTAASGIDALTHALEAYASMMATEYTNGLALQAVKSIFEYLPRAYENGTTDPEAREKMANASTMAGMAFANAFLGVCHSMAHKLGSFHHIPHGVANALLINEVLKFNVSSAPIKMGIFPQYKYPQCLERYAEIASFIGINGNSNEDKFNKLLNKIDELKSTVGIPKTIKDWGVDEGTFLESLDEMVEQAFDDQCTGANPRYPLMSEIKQMYLNVYYGN; translated from the coding sequence ATGAAACAAGAATTGTTAAAAACTAATCAATCAATAGTTGATGGACCAGAATCTTTAGCCATCAAACTAGATCAAATCAAAAAAGCTCAAAAACTATTTTCAACTTATACTCAAGAACAAGTTGATAAAATATTTTTAGCTGCAGCAATGGCTGCTAATCAACAAAGACTTCCTTTAGCAAAGATCGCACATGAAGAAACTAATATGGGTATAATAGAAGACAAAGTTATAAAAAATCATTTTGCTTCAGAATATATATACAATACTTATAAGGATGTAAAAACTTGTGGAGTTATAGAAGAAGATTCAGCTTTTGGTATAACTAAAATTGCTGAACCGATAGGTGTTATCGCTGCAGTAATTCCTACTACAAATCCTACTTCAACTGCAATATTTAAAACTTTAATTGCCCTAAAAACTAGAAATGGTATTATAATATCACCTCACCCTAGAGCAAAAAAATCAACTATTCAAGCTGCAAAAGTAGTTCTTGAAGCTGCTGTAAAAGCAGGTGCTCCTGAAGGAATTATAGGATGGATAGATGAACCATCACTTGAAATGACAACAACTATAATGGAAAGTGCTGATATTATATTAGCAACTGGTGGTCCTGGTATGGTAAAATCTGCATACTCTTCAGGTAAACCAGCAATAGGTGTTGGAGCCGGTAATACTCCTGCAATAATAGACGATAGTGCTGATATAGAAACTGCTGTAAATTCAATACTACTTTCAAAAACATTTGATAATGGTATGATATGTGCTTCTGAACAATCAGTTATTGTCTTAAAAAGTATTTATGAAAATGTAAAATCTGAATTTGTAAAACGTGGTGCTTACCTATTAAATAAATCTGAAATAGAAAAAGTAAAAGGCATTTTATTAAATAAAAACGGAGGTCTAAATGCAGATATAGTTGGTCAACCTGCGTATAAAATAGCTGAACTAGCTGGACTTTCAATACCTAAAGAGTCTAAAATTTTACTTGGTGAAGTTGAATCAGTTGACATATCTGAACCTTTTGCTCACGAAAAATTATCTCCAGTACTTGCAATGTATAAAGCTAAAAACTTTGATGATGCAATATCTAAAGCAGATCAACTTATATACGATGGTGGTTTAGGCCATACATCTTCTATATATTTAAATACAATAACTCAACATGACAAACTTGAAAAATTTAGAAATTCTATGAAAACTTGTAGAGTTTTAGTTAATACTCCTGCTTCTCAAGGTGGTATAGGAGATTTATATAACTTCAAATTAGCTCCATCTTTAACACTTGGATGTGGGTCTTGGGGAGGAAACTCTGTATCTGAAAATGTAGGTGTTAAACATTTAATAAATATAAAAACTGTAGCTGAAAGGAGAGAAAATATGCTTTGGTTTAGAGCCCCAGAAAAAGTTTATTTCAAAAAAGGTTGTTTAGGAGTTGCTCTTCAGGAGCTTAAGCATGTTCTAAAAAAAGAAAGAGCCTTTATAGTTACAGATGGTTTCCTTTATCAAAATGGATATACAAAACCTATAACTAATTTATTGGATGAAATGAATATTAAACACCATACATTCTATGATGTTGCGCCAGACCCAACATTAGAAACTGCTAAAGCTGGTGCTAAAGCTATGGCTGATTTCAAACCAGATGTAATAATTTCCATAGGTGGTGGTAGTGCAATGGATGCAGGTAAAATCATGTGGACAATGTACGAACATCCAGAAATAGACTTTGGCGACTTAGCTATGAGATTTATGGATATAAGAAAAAGAGTTTATGAATTCCCTACAATGGGCGAAAAGGCTTACTTTGTAGCCATACCAACTTCTGCTGGTACTGGTTCTGAGGTTACACCTTTTGCAGTTATAACAGATCAAGATACAGGAATTAAATACCCTTTAGCTGATTATCAATTAATGCCAAATATGGCTATAATTGATTCTGACTTAATGATGAGTATGCCTAAAGGATTAACTGCAGCTTCTGGTATAGATGCTTTAACTCATGCTTTAGAAGCTTATGCATCTATGATGGCAACTGAATATACAAATGGTTTAGCTCTTCAAGCTGTTAAATCTATATTTGAATATCTTCCAAGAGCTTATGAAAACGGAACAACTGATCCTGAAGCTAGAGAAAAAATGGCTAACGCTTCTACAATGGCGGGTATGGCATTTGCTAATGCATTTTTAGGAGTTTGTCACTCTATGGCTCATAAATTAGGTTCATTCCACCATATACCTCATGGTGTTGCTAATGCACTTTTAATAAATGAAGTTTTAAAATTCAATGTATCTTCTGCTCCTATAAAAATGGGTATATTCCCTCAATATAAATATCCTCAATGTTTAGAAAGATATGCTGAAATAGCTTCATTCATAGGTATTAATGGAAATTCAAATGAAGATAAATTTAATAAACTATTAAATAAAATAGATGAATTAAAATCTACTGTTGGAATCCCTAAGACTATAAAAGATTGGGGTGTAGATGAAGGTACATTCTTAGAAAGCTTAGATGAAATGGTTGAGCAAGCATTCGATGATCAATGTACTGGTGCTAACCCTAGATATCCATTAATGAGCGAAATCAAACAAATGTATTTAAATGTTTATTATGGAAATTAA